From the genome of Streptomyces sp. S4.7:
GCGACCGTGTGATGGGCGCCCGCATCCTGACCAACATGAGCCACCAGGCCAATTACCTTGGCCAGGCCCCGCGTGCCGTTATGCTCGCCCGCGCCTCCGTAGAAGGGGGCCGAGCCACCGCAACACCGCGCGCCATGGCGTTGTTTTTCGCGCATGAGGCTCGCGCGCTCTCCACCGCAGGAGATCACAGGGGCGCCGAGCGTGCGATGAACGAGGCGGAGCGGTTCTTCGAGCACGCCGACAGCGCCGAAGACCCCGAGTGGCTGTCGTACATGGACGAGGCGGAGTTGATCGGCGAGTTCTGCCACTGCTTCCGGGATCTCGGACAGGGGCCCGATGCCGTCCGGTTCGCAGAGCGGGCCGTGGAGCTGACCGATCCCAAGTACGCCCGGACACTGGGCTTTTGCCGCATGGTTCTCGCTCAGAGCCAGCTACTCAACGGCGACCTGGAGGCCGCCGTGACGACCGCTGGCCTTGCTGTCAGAGCTGGCGACGCCCTTCAGTCCGCGCGCTTTCAGCGGTACGTGAGCGACTTCCAACGTGAGGTCTCGGTCCACGCGCCCAACCCTGTCGTCCAGCAGTTCAACGGCGACGTGCAAGCCGCGATGCAACGCCTGGACGACGAGTAAGCAGGCTCAGCCCGGGTTCCAGTCGCGCGGGGCATCCTCGTCACGGAGCGAGGCGATACGACGGCTGTACTCCGCTGCCGTCTCGTCGCTCTCCGAGACGTTCTGCATCAGCCATGTCGTCATGTTGAACTCCTGCAATGACCGCAAGGTGGGGAACCCCGCCCACGAGCGGAGATCCCGACCGTACGCACCGACGAACGCGCCGTACTCCTGCGGCGTCTGCCAACCCAAGCTGTGGTGCTCCGTAGCGGTGACCATCAGGTCCCACTCGGGGTGGTCGTAACTGAACCTCTCCAGGTCGATCAGGATCACCCGGTCACTGCGGTCCACCATGAGGTTCTGTACGTGGGCGTCTCCGTGCACAGGCCCCTTCTGGGAATCGAAGCGCAACTCTTCCACCCGGCCGCGGAGTTCACGCGCGCGCTTACGCAGGAACGCGCGGTCGTCCTCCGGTATCTCGGTCGCCGCGTTGATGCGTCGGTCTGTCCGGTCCAGCACCGGGTACGGCGGGAGACTCAGGGAGGCGGGCAGGGTGAGCGAGTGGAGGTCGCGGAGAATCGCCCCCAGCTCGCCGTACGTCGGCTTACGGTCGCTCTCCTCGATCAGATGCCAGAACGTCACCGGGTGACCATCAATGATCACGGGTTGCTCCAGATCATCCAGAACCCGCGTCGCCGGAAAGCCCTCACGGGCCAGCCACCGGGACACAGCGACCTCACCCCGCGCGGATTCCAGATACTCGGTCGACCGAGCGATCCGGACCACCACCGGGTGCGCCTCCAGGCGGAACAGAGCATTCTCACCCAGGCGGATCAGGCGGGCCCCATCACCATCAAGCCCCGCTTGCCGACACGCCTCAGCAACCACCCGCGTAGCGACGGCCGAGGTAAAGCCTTGTTCCGCGTTCAGTTCAGCACCAGACGGCATGCCCCTACCAACTCCTCAGATCCGCCGACCTGCCATGCGACCACCGGGCGCACTGTCACGACAACATCCATACTGATAGAACAGCCCCGCAGGCCACGACAGGCGAGAAACCAAGGCGTGACGTTCAGCCGTACACGCGGAGACTCGGCTGTCCGGAGATCACATGCGGCACGATCACGTGCGAGTTTCCCCTCTGACCGCCATGCGTACCAAGATCAATCGCAGGTCGGCCGATTAGGGTCGGAGGCATGACGACACCCGTTGCCAGCAGCGCCTTCGACTCGCTCCGCCTCGACGCCGTGCCCGACCAGGAGGCGCTGCGCCGGGCTTACGCACTCCCCGGCGACGCGGCCGTGCGCAAGCAGATGACCGAACTTACCGAACAGACCCGGCGGTTGATCGGATGCTCACCGCTGGTCCTGGTCGCCAGCGCGGACGCCAACGGTAATTGTGACGTCTCCCCGCGCGGTGGCCCAGCCGGGTTCGTCGCCGTCCTGGACACACGGACGGTGGCGATACCGGACGCGACCGGCAACAAGCGTCTGGACACCCTGCAGAACGTCATCGCCACCGGACGGGCCGGGCTGCTGTTCCTCATCCCGGGGCGCACCACGACGCTCAGGGTGAACGGCCGGGCCTGCGTCTCCACCCGCCCGGAGCTGCTGTCGCAGCTGACTGCCGTGGGTAAGCCGCCGGCCAGTGCGCTGGTGCTGGGGATCGAGGAGGTCTACCCGCACTGTCCCAAGTCGCTTCTGCGCAGCGGGGCCTGGAAGCCGGAGCAGTGGCTGCCGGCGGACGCCCAGCCGACCTCGGCCGAGGTGACGCTGGCTCAACTGCGGATGCCGGAGCTGACGATCGCTGACATCGAGCAGACGGAGGCGGATTCGCTGAAGTACCGGTACGAGTAACGGACCGACAGCCGCTGGACCACCAGCCCGCCGAACCCCCAAAACCAGCACGCCCGAGATCAATCTCGGCGCAGCCGGTAATTACAGCTTGAGCAAGAGTTGACATCGATCATCGTCGGCGCGGCGACAGGGGCGGTGTTCTCCCAGGAACGCTTCGGCACACCCCGCCTCGCGGCGGCCGGCCTGATGGTGATCGGCATCGGCCTGATGCTGCGCACGAGTTGAGCGAGGAAACCGTAGCGGCAACGGTGTCCGGCCCATCCGGCGACGCCGTCACGTGCGTAACGTCGCAGCGATCAGCCGCTGTTGGCCGCGATTCCCCGTTCAATCGGGCACGGCACGCGCCCGCCAGCCGCACCGTGGGCGGGCTTCGCCGCTGCTGTCGGCATGGCGATTGCCCGGGTGAGGTGTGGCGAATCGTGGCGAACAGTCGCTCTGGTCGTGCGGGTGTCCGGCGGGCCGGTAGGTTGCGAGACGTTCGGTCATGTCTCTCCCAGAGCGCCTGCCTGCGACAGGCGGGCCCCAACAGGGTTGGGAACGCAGAGAGACGGGAGATCGGACGAGATGGAGCGATCGAAGAGTCGGAGAAGGCGTCGCCGGCGCGGCCAGTCACCGGACTGGGCGCAGTTGGCGGCACTGTTCCTCACGGCGATCACTGCCATCGCGGGGTGCGTCCAGCAGTTTCTGTGACGCATGGAGGGTGAGCCGGACGACTGGTTGGGCGAGTAAGTGAGCCCGGCCGATGCCTACTCGGCCGGACCCACCCTGCCCCGCGCACTGCCTGGCTTCGGGCTGTATCCCGAAGCCAGGCTTTGTGCGTGTGCGGGGAGATCGGCGCACCAGGAGGTCTGGCCTCGTAGGTGCCACAGGATGAGATAACCGCAAGTCAACGGGGTCATCAAGTGCTCGCAGACGATCACGGGGCGATTTGTCGCTTTTCCGCTGGCGAATGATCTTGGCGAACGGTGGCGGTGGAGGGTGGCGAAATACGAACGTCCAGCTAGCGGACTCGCGAGGGTAGCGAAACCTGGCGTTTGCCCTTGCACCGCTGCGGCCGACCGCGCCGACGATCGATAACAGTTGTCGGCAACGGCCACCGGTGCGACCGTACCCACGGACGGCGAAGACAGGCGCGACCATCGCGGCGGCCGGCCTGATGGTGATCGGCATCGGGCTGATGCTGCACACGAGTTGAGGACCGGGATGGACGGAGCGGCATGAACAACAGGCGGCGCAAGAAGCTGTCGCGGCGTCTCGTGTGGGCCGCGAGGCTCGGTGGGGCGAGGGAAGTGGCCGCGTTGCTGCGGGGCGGGGCGCCGGCCCAGACGTGCGACTCCGAGGGGTCGACGCCCCTGTACGCGGCGGCCGTACACGGGGACGCCGACTCCGTACGCCTCCTGCTGGCGGCGGGCGCGCTGCCCGACACCGAGAGCGGGGACGGCACGGAGGGCACGCCGCTGTGCGGGGCGGCGTGCTGGGGGCACTCCGACGCCGTACGCGAACTGCTCGCGTACGGCGCCGATCCGCGGCTGCGCGAGGACGGCGGCAGCGGGCACTCGCCGCTCGAATGGGCGCGGACCGGGCCGTATCCGGAGACGGTGCGGCTGCTGGAGGAGGCGGGGGCCTGAGAAGCCCGGCGCCAGGGGGGTCAGGCCCGCGCCGCCGAGGCCAGCATGTCGAGCGACACCTGCCACAACCGCTCGGCCGCGACGGGGTCCAGTGCGTGCGCGGCGACGCCGCCCGAGTCGCCCTCCCGGTGGAGGCTCGCCTCCTGGCAGTCCTCGAAGTAGCGCCCGCCTACGCCTTCGAGTCCCGGCCACGTCGCCAGGAGTACGGAGGTGGCCGCGCCCTGCTCGGGCGTCTTGAAGGTGTAGCCGGAGGCGACGGCCTTGTCGAGTTCGTCCTGGCTCATGTGGCGGGTCAGATTCGACAGGACGGCGCCGGGATGGACGGCGTTGGCGGTGATGCCGTCACCGGCCCAGCGCCGGGTCGCCTCGACCGCGAAGAGCACGTTCGCCGTCTTCGACTGGCCGTAGGCGAGCCGGGTGTCGAACGGGCGGCGGCGGTAGTCGATGTCGTCGAAGTCCACCGCCTGCCGCAGATGCCCGACCGAGCTGAGCGCGACGACCCGCGCCCGGTCGGCGGCGGCGAGCGCCGGGTGCAGTCCGGTGGCGAGCGCGAAGTGGCCGAGGTGGTTCGTGGCGAACTGCAGCTCCCAGCCCTCCGGCGTCCGCAGCTCGGGCGTGTACATCACCCCGGCGTTGTTGATCAGGATGTCCAGCGGACCTTCCCACGCGTCGGTGAACGCAGCGACGGACCCCAGGTCGGCGAGGTCGACCGGCGCCACGAGCACTCGCTCGTTGCCGGTCGTGGCGCTGATGTCCCGGGCGGTGCGCTCACCGGCCAGGACGTCGCGTACGGCGAGGGTCACCTCGGCGCCCGCCCCGGCGAGCGCGCGGGCGGTCTCGACGCCGATGCCGGAGGAACCGCCGGTCACGACGGTGCGGCGGCCGGTGAGATCGACACCGGCGACGACCTCGGCCGCGGTGGACCCGGCGTTGAAGGGGGTGGTCATCGGGCCGTTGGAGTCGGTGGTCATGGGGGCTGCCTGCCTCTCTCGCGTCTCCCCTCCAGCCAACCACCGGACGCGGGTCATTCAAGGGAGGCTGATCAGCCGGTTTCCGACCTGCCGCGGCAACCCGGGCGGGCACGCCCCACGCGGAGGGGCCCAGCTACGCGGACGGCCGCGGCGGGAACCGCCAGTACTGGCGCTTCTTCTCGTCGCGGACCGCCAGGCCCAGCCGGTTCAACTCACCGCGCAGCGCCCGGACGTCCTCCTCCGTACCCGTCTTCCGCATCGCCGTCGCGCGGGCGCTCATCAGCGCGTTCGCGCCCACCGGAAGCCCCGGGGTGTCCGGGACCCAGAGCCGGAAGTCGGCCTTGTACGGGTCCTCGGCGGCCCAGGTGTAGCCGTGGGCGGTGAAGGCGGCGGCCAGCTCCGCGGCGTCCAGGTCACAGGGCTCGCGGGCCATCTCCTGCGCGTGGTGGCCGAGCAGGACGAGGAACTTGCCGTCCAGGAAGACCGGGCCGACGTCGGCGCGGCTCAGCTCCTGGGACTCGTCGCGGATCGTCAGCGTCACGTGGGTGTCGGTCAGCCGTACGGTCAGCGCCTCGTGCAGCGCGATGAACGCCACGAACACACCGAGCAGCACGCCCGCCGTCACGCCGAGGAAGGTGAGCCAGGGCTCGGGGATCGAGTTCAGCAGCTCCGCCGGACCTTTCATCGGGGCCCAGCGCAGCGTCACCAGCCAGTTGGCGAGAAGTTTGACCAGCCAGCCGACGACAGCTCCGATCGCGGCGAAGGCCGGGACGATCCAGAGCTCTTGGGCCAGTACGGTCGCGTCGCGGTCCCTGGCGGTTGGCTTCATACGCAGAGGTTAGGAAGCGGACGCCGGGGCGGGCATCGGCCGAAGGGATCCGCGGGGGTGACCAAAGTAGGGGGAGCACGCGCGGTGACCGGGCCCGCGCCGATCCGGAGTGACCGGGTCCGTCACGGAGGCTCTCCTGACGGCCCGTCGCGCCTTGACCTGGATCGCACTCCAAGTCCTAGAGTGCCCGCGTACCCCCCAGCGGAGGCCTGACCAGCAAGGGAGCACGACATGCGTTACCGCACTCTCGGCGGCACCGGTATCGAGGTGAGCGTCCACTGCCTCGGGACCATGATGTTCGGCTCCGTCGGCAACAGTGACCACGACGACTGCGTACGCATCATCCACGCCGCCCTCGACCAGGGCGTCAACTTCCTCGACACGGCGGACATGTACTCCGCCGGTGAGTCCGAACTCATCGTCGGCAAGGCGCTCAAGGGCCGCCGCGACGACGTCGTACTCGCGACCAAGGTGCACTTCCCGATGGGCGAGGGCCGCAACCGCGGCGGCAACTCACGGCGCTGGATCGTCAAGGAGGTGGAGGAGAGCCTGAGGCGGCTGGACACCGACTGGATCGACCTCTACCAGATCCACCGGCCCGACCACACGACGGACATCGAGGAGACGCTCTCCGCGCTGACCGATCTCGTACGGCAAGGCAAGATCCGCGCCTTCGGCTGCTCGACGTTCCCCGCCGAGGAGATCGTCGAGTCTCATGTCGTCGCCGAGCGCCGGGCGCTCATGCGGTTCAGGACGGAGCAGCCGCCGTACTCGATCCTGGCGCGCGGCATCGAGACGTCCGTCCTGCCGGTGTGCGAGCGGTACGGGATGGGTGTGCTGACCTGGAGTCCGCTCGCCTCCGGCTTCCTCACCGGCCGGCACCGTATGGGCGGGGCCATCGACATGACCACGGGCCGCGCGGCGCTCACCCCCGCGCGGTTCGATCCGTCGCTGCCGGTGAACATCACCAAGCTGGAGATCGTCGAGCGCCTGGTCGAGCTGGCGAACAGCATCGGCTGCTCGCTGCCCGAGCTGGCGGTGGCCTTCACCGTCGCGCATCCCGCCGTGACATCGGTCATCACCGGGCCGCGCACGATGGAGCAGTTGGACGGTCTGCTGAAGGGTGCCTCGCTCGGTCTGGACGACGCGACGCTCGACCGTATCGACGAGATCGTGCCGCCCGGGACGAACGTCTACCAGCCGGACGGCGCGTGGCGCCCGCCCGTGCTCACCGACGCCTCGCTGCGTCGGCGGCCGGCGGGCGACCGGGCCGCGGCGTGACGCGCTTCGGCTCGTCGACCGCTTCCCGGGTCGACCTGACGGCCCGTCATGCGGCCTGGGAAGACGCCGTAGCCGACTCGAAGGCGGTCAAGTTTCCTGCCAGTAGGCCGACTTGACCGCCCTCCGGCGTGAGGATCAGATCCGACGGCGCACGTGCCTCCACCATCCTCCGGTAGCGGGCGAGTTGGGAGGGCCTGTTCACACACAGCGCGCCGGTGATGTGCTGACCGTCGGTGTAGGCGGTGACGAACCGGCGCTCGGCGAGCGTCCCCTCGACGACGTGCGGGACGCCGTTCCCGCGTCCGACGAACTGGACGGCGCTCTCGTACTGCTCCGACCGGAAGTACGGCACGGATTCGAAGGGCGACGCGTTGTCGCCGTCCGCCAGCAGGGTGTCGGCGGCGGCCCTGGCCTGCTCCACCGTGTCGCTCCGCCGCCCGACCCGCACCACCGTGCCGAACAGCGGGTTGAACCAGCGGGCCACGTCCCCGGCGGCGACGACACGCGGGGCACCCGCCGCCGCGCACGTCGCGTCCAGCAGCACCCCGTCCTCCACGTCGAGGCCGCTCCCCCGCAGCCACTCGGTGCGTGGCGCGCGGCCCACCGCGACGACCACCACATCGGCGGCTACGCGGGTGCCGTCGGCCAGCTCGACCCCGTCGGGGTGGAGTGCGGCGGCCTGGGCGCCGGTCTTCATGACCGTGCCGTGGTCGCGGTGCAGCTGGGCCAGCTCCCGCCCCATCGCCGTACCGAGGACGCGCCCCAGCGGGCCGGGGCCCTCCTCGATGACGGTGACGTCGAGCCCGAGGGCCCGGCAGTGCGAGGCGACCGCGCAGCCGACGAATCCGGCGCCCACGACCGCGACCCGTGGTCCGCCGAGGAGGGCGGCGCGCAGCGCCAGCGAGTCCTCGAAGGTACGGAGGACGAAGACGTCCGGGTGCCCGTCGACCAGGGCGGCGGGCCGCCGGGCCTCGGCACCGGTCGCGATGATCAGCCCGTCGAAGTCCAGCGTCCGGCCGGCCGACAGTCGTACCGTGCCACCCGTGCCGCCGGGTGTACGGCCGAGGGTGATCCCTTCCGCCGTCGTGTTCATCATCAGTTCGACGTCGAGGTCCGGCGCCACCGGAAGCCGGGCGCCCTCCACGTCCCCGCCGGTCAGCACGGCCTGGGAGGGCGGCGGACGGTCGTAGGGCGGAAAGTCGGTGCCCCGGCCGATCAGGGTCAGCCGGCCCTGGAAGCCCCGTCGGCGCAGCGCCTCAGCGGCGCGCACCCCGGCGAGGGAGGTGCCGACGACGGCGACACGACGGAGAGTGCCGTCCGTTCCACGTATTCCACTCACTGCTCTTCGCCGGCCTTGCGCCCCCGCTTGGTCTCGGTCCTCACACGGCTCACTTCCTGACGGATGCCGGTCCGATCCCTGCTCCCACAGGGTTCATTCACTCGATCGGTCCCGTACCCAGACCCTGTCAAGGGGTGTTAAAGATCCACCGCCCGTCGCCCGTCGACAGCGGCCGGAACTGTTCCCCGGCCCGCCGCTCGCCTCGCCCGCCACGGACCGGCGAGAGACCTTGGTACCAGCAGGCCGGGCCCACGCCCGGCACGTACCGAGGAGACGGTCTTCCTTGACTTCCGAGCCTTCCGAGCCTCTTGACGACCGCACCAATGCCGACCGCACCGAGTCCGCCGGGCACACCGACGACGCCGGGCTGCTCTCGCCCGGCCGCGCGGGATCCGCCGCCGAGGCGGCCACCGCGGACGCCGCGTTCCTCCGGGCGATGCTCGACGCCGAGGCGGCGCTGGTCCACGCGCAGGCCGCCGTCGGTCTCGCGCCGGAGGCGGCGGCCGACGCGATCACGGCGGTGGCGGCGACGGCTGAGCGGTTCGACGTACGGGACGTGGCGCTGCGGGCGCGCTCCGAGGGCAACCCGGTGCCCCCGCTGGTGGCGGATCTGACGGCGGCGGTGGACGACGAGGACACGAGGGCGGGAAGGAACGCGGACACGGCGCAGTACGTGCACCGGGGCGCGACCAGTCAGGACATCGTGGACACGGCGATGATGCTGGTCGCCGCCCGTACGGTGCCCGTGATCCTGGCGGACCTGGACCGTACGGCCGACGCGCTCGCCGCTCTCGCCACGGCCCACCGCACGACCCCGGCGGCGGGGCGCACCGTCACACAGCACGCGGCCCCGACCACGTTCGGGCTGAAGGCCGCGGGCTGGCTCTCGTCGGTACGGGCCGCCCGCACCCGGTTGGCGGCCGTCCGGCTCCCGGCCCAACTGGGCGGCGAGGCGGGTACGTTGGCGGCCTTCGCGCCGGACGACATCACGGTGGACGGGGCACCCGGCAAGACCTCCACGGCCGCGTCCTGCGAGCCCGTCTACGACCTGACGGGTCCGCTCGACACCACCCTGGAAAGCCCTCCCGAGCCGCTGCCCGACTACCCGCCCGCCACCGGCCCCGTCCCGGAGGGAGACTCCGAGCCCGGCGTCGGGGTCGACCCCGCGCCGGACGAGCCGATCTACGACCTGCCGGGCGCGGCCCCCAACAACTCGGCCGAGGCCGCGACGGAGAGCCGGGGCGCACCCGGCACCGGCACCGGCACCACCACCGAGGCGGCCGGCCCCAGCGCCGGCCCCGAAGCCGACACCGGCGTGCGTCTCCTCGCCGCGTACGCCGACCGGCTGCGTCTCGCCGAACCGACGCTGCCGTGGCACACCCTCCGAACTCCCGTCGCCGATCTGGGCTCGGCCCTCGCCTTCACCGCGGGCGCGCTCGGAAAGGTCGCCGCCGACGTGCTCGTGCTGTCCCGGACCGAGATCGGCGAGGTCGCCGAGGCGCGCGGCGGCGGTCCGGCGACGCCGCCGCACCGGCGCACCCCGGTGCGGGCCGCCCTGATCGCCGCAGCCGCGCGACAGGCTCCCGCACTCGCCTCCGTACTGCTGGGCGCGCTCGTCGCCGAGGACGAACGCCCCGCCGGCCCCTGGCAGGCCGAGTGGCAGCCGCTGCGCGAGCTGCTGCGGCTGACCGGCGGAGCCGCCCGCGACGCCGCCGAACTCGCCCACGGCCTGCGCGTCTTCCCCGACCGGATGCGGGACAACCTCGCCCTCACCCACGGGGTGCTCTCCGCCGAACGGCTCGCGAGGGCCCTGACCCCCGCCGTCGGCCGGGCCCGCGCGAGGGAACTGCTCGCCGCCGCCGAACGGCTCGCGGCGGGGGCGGGCATCCCGCTCGCACAGGCGCTGACGGAGACCGACCCGGCGGTCGCCGAGCTGATCGGCGAGGAGCGGATGCGCGCCCTCACCGACCCGGCCGGATACACCGGTTCCGCCCCGGCCTTCGTGGACCGCGCCCTCGCCGAACACGACGCCGACGCGAATGCGGAAGCGGGAGCGGGAGCGGGAGCGGAGACCGGCGCGGAGGCCGAAGCCGAACAGCCCCCGGCCGACACGCCCGAGCCCCCTCGATGACCGCTCCCCGCTCGGCCGCCCCCGCTCGCTCGCGGCCGAGTCGCGTGTCCGGTTCACCCCACTTAGAGTCAGATCCGGTGAACGACGGCGCTCCCTGTCCGAGGGCGCGCACCACCCCGTTCCACCACCCCACACCTATGACTGATTCACAGGGCACGCCGCCGACCACCACGAAGAGTGCCGCCGCCCCCGACGGGAACGGCGGCAACGGAATCGCGCTGGCCATCATCGCGTCCTGCCAGCTGATGGTGGTCCTCGACGTCACCATCGTGAACATCGCGCTCCCGCACATCCAGAGCGCGCTCGACTTCTCGACCCAGAACCTGTCGTGGGTGGTCAACGCGTACACCCTCACCTTCGGCGGTCTGCTGCTGCTCGGCGGGCGCCTCGGCGACATCCTGGGGCGGCGCAGGGTCTTCATGTCCGGCATCGCGCTCTTCGCCGTCGCCTCCCTGCTCTGCGGTCTGGCGCAGGACTCGTGGCAGTTGCTGGCCGCCCGTGCCGTCCAGGGCATCGGCGGCGCGATCGCCTCCCCGACGTCGCTGTCGCTGATCACCACCACGTTCCGCGAAGGGCCCGCGCGCAACAGGGCGTTCGGCGTCTTCGCGGCCGTCTCGGCGGGCGGCAGCGCGATCGGGCTGCTGGCCGGCGGCATCCTGGTGGAGTGGCTCAACTGGCGGTGGATCTTCTTCGTCAACGTGCCGATCGGGCTGCTGCTCATCCTTCTGACTCCCCGCTTCATCAAGGAGTCCGAGCCGCGCCCCGGTCACTTCGACGTCGTCGGCGCGCTCACCGCGACGCTGGGCATGGTCGGTCTGGTCTACGGCTTCATCCGGGCCTCCGAGGAGGGCTGGACCGACGCCCTGACGCTCGGGTCCTTCGCCGCGGCCGTGGTGCTCCTCGTGCTGTTCATCGTCATCGAGCAGCGTTCGAGGCAGCCGATCACACCGCTGCGGATGTTCAAGGACCGCAACCGCGCGGGCGTCTACGGGATGATGCTCAGCCTGGCCGCGGCGCTGTTCGGCATGTTCTTCTTCCTGACGCTCTTCGTGCAGGAAGTCCTCGACTTCAGCCCCCTGCGGGCCGGTCTCGCCTTCCTGCCGGTCAGTGTGGTCATCGCCATCGGCTCGGGCCTCGCCTCGCAACTGCTGCCGCGCTGGGGCCCGAAACCGTTCATGGTCTCCGGCGCGGTCCTGGCCGCCGCGGGCCTCGCCTGGCTGACGCTGACGGACGTGAACAGCACCTATCTGGGCAGCCTGCTGGGTCCGGTGCTGGTCTTCGGCCTCGGTATGGGCTTCCAGTTCGTGTCGCTGACCCTGATGGCGCTCTCGGGCATCAGCCAGGAGGAGGCGGGGGCGGGGTCCGGTGTCTTCAACGCGACACAGCAGGTGGGCGGTTCGCTGGGGCTGTCCATCCTGGTGACGGTGTTCGGCACCGCCAGCAGGAACGAGGCGAAGACCCAGGCCCGCGACTTCCTGGCGCACGCGACCCCGGCGCAGAAGCTGACGTTCCGGAAGACGGGTTCGCTGCCGAAGCCGTGGAGTGACGAGGTGCTGACGCACGGTGTGACGAACGCCTTCATCGCCGCGGCGATCTTCGCCCTTGTGTCGGCCCTGATCGCGGTGTTCGTGATCCAGGTACGGGCCTCCGACCTCGAACGCCTCCAGGGCGGCATGCCACCGCCCACCGCCTGACCGTTCCTATGTGCTCGTGGAGATCAGCCCGAGGGCCAGGATCAGGGCGGGCCCGGCGGTCCTGCGGGTCACGGCGTTCTGCGCGGGCGGGTAGCCGCGCGGTACGCCCTCCACCAGCATGATCAGATAGAGGTAGCAGCGGTACAG
Proteins encoded in this window:
- a CDS encoding aminoglycoside phosphotransferase family protein — encoded protein: MPSGAELNAEQGFTSAVATRVVAEACRQAGLDGDGARLIRLGENALFRLEAHPVVVRIARSTEYLESARGEVAVSRWLAREGFPATRVLDDLEQPVIIDGHPVTFWHLIEESDRKPTYGELGAILRDLHSLTLPASLSLPPYPVLDRTDRRINAATEIPEDDRAFLRKRARELRGRVEELRFDSQKGPVHGDAHVQNLMVDRSDRVILIDLERFSYDHPEWDLMVTATEHHSLGWQTPQEYGAFVGAYGRDLRSWAGFPTLRSLQEFNMTTWLMQNVSESDETAAEYSRRIASLRDEDAPRDWNPG
- a CDS encoding MSMEG_1061 family FMN-dependent PPOX-type flavoprotein, with the translated sequence MTTPVASSAFDSLRLDAVPDQEALRRAYALPGDAAVRKQMTELTEQTRRLIGCSPLVLVASADANGNCDVSPRGGPAGFVAVLDTRTVAIPDATGNKRLDTLQNVIATGRAGLLFLIPGRTTTLRVNGRACVSTRPELLSQLTAVGKPPASALVLGIEEVYPHCPKSLLRSGAWKPEQWLPADAQPTSAEVTLAQLRMPELTIADIEQTEADSLKYRYE
- a CDS encoding ankyrin repeat domain-containing protein, with the translated sequence MNNRRRKKLSRRLVWAARLGGAREVAALLRGGAPAQTCDSEGSTPLYAAAVHGDADSVRLLLAAGALPDTESGDGTEGTPLCGAACWGHSDAVRELLAYGADPRLREDGGSGHSPLEWARTGPYPETVRLLEEAGA
- a CDS encoding SDR family NAD(P)-dependent oxidoreductase, with translation MTTDSNGPMTTPFNAGSTAAEVVAGVDLTGRRTVVTGGSSGIGVETARALAGAGAEVTLAVRDVLAGERTARDISATTGNERVLVAPVDLADLGSVAAFTDAWEGPLDILINNAGVMYTPELRTPEGWELQFATNHLGHFALATGLHPALAAADRARVVALSSVGHLRQAVDFDDIDYRRRPFDTRLAYGQSKTANVLFAVEATRRWAGDGITANAVHPGAVLSNLTRHMSQDELDKAVASGYTFKTPEQGAATSVLLATWPGLEGVGGRYFEDCQEASLHREGDSGGVAAHALDPVAAERLWQVSLDMLASAARA
- a CDS encoding aldo/keto reductase, which gives rise to MRYRTLGGTGIEVSVHCLGTMMFGSVGNSDHDDCVRIIHAALDQGVNFLDTADMYSAGESELIVGKALKGRRDDVVLATKVHFPMGEGRNRGGNSRRWIVKEVEESLRRLDTDWIDLYQIHRPDHTTDIEETLSALTDLVRQGKIRAFGCSTFPAEEIVESHVVAERRALMRFRTEQPPYSILARGIETSVLPVCERYGMGVLTWSPLASGFLTGRHRMGGAIDMTTGRAALTPARFDPSLPVNITKLEIVERLVELANSIGCSLPELAVAFTVAHPAVTSVITGPRTMEQLDGLLKGASLGLDDATLDRIDEIVPPGTNVYQPDGAWRPPVLTDASLRRRPAGDRAAA
- a CDS encoding FAD-dependent oxidoreductase — protein: MSGIRGTDGTLRRVAVVGTSLAGVRAAEALRRRGFQGRLTLIGRGTDFPPYDRPPPSQAVLTGGDVEGARLPVAPDLDVELMMNTTAEGITLGRTPGGTGGTVRLSAGRTLDFDGLIIATGAEARRPAALVDGHPDVFVLRTFEDSLALRAALLGGPRVAVVGAGFVGCAVASHCRALGLDVTVIEEGPGPLGRVLGTAMGRELAQLHRDHGTVMKTGAQAAALHPDGVELADGTRVAADVVVVAVGRAPRTEWLRGSGLDVEDGVLLDATCAAAGAPRVVAAGDVARWFNPLFGTVVRVGRRSDTVEQARAAADTLLADGDNASPFESVPYFRSEQYESAVQFVGRGNGVPHVVEGTLAERRFVTAYTDGQHITGALCVNRPSQLARYRRMVEARAPSDLILTPEGGQVGLLAGNLTAFESATASSQAA
- a CDS encoding lyase family protein → MLDAEAALVHAQAAVGLAPEAAADAITAVAATAERFDVRDVALRARSEGNPVPPLVADLTAAVDDEDTRAGRNADTAQYVHRGATSQDIVDTAMMLVAARTVPVILADLDRTADALAALATAHRTTPAAGRTVTQHAAPTTFGLKAAGWLSSVRAARTRLAAVRLPAQLGGEAGTLAAFAPDDITVDGAPGKTSTAASCEPVYDLTGPLDTTLESPPEPLPDYPPATGPVPEGDSEPGVGVDPAPDEPIYDLPGAAPNNSAEAATESRGAPGTGTGTTTEAAGPSAGPEADTGVRLLAAYADRLRLAEPTLPWHTLRTPVADLGSALAFTAGALGKVAADVLVLSRTEIGEVAEARGGGPATPPHRRTPVRAALIAAAARQAPALASVLLGALVAEDERPAGPWQAEWQPLRELLRLTGGAARDAAELAHGLRVFPDRMRDNLALTHGVLSAERLARALTPAVGRARARELLAAAERLAAGAGIPLAQALTETDPAVAELIGEERMRALTDPAGYTGSAPAFVDRALAEHDADANAEAGAGAGAETGAEAEAEQPPADTPEPPR
- a CDS encoding MFS transporter; this encodes MTDSQGTPPTTTKSAAAPDGNGGNGIALAIIASCQLMVVLDVTIVNIALPHIQSALDFSTQNLSWVVNAYTLTFGGLLLLGGRLGDILGRRRVFMSGIALFAVASLLCGLAQDSWQLLAARAVQGIGGAIASPTSLSLITTTFREGPARNRAFGVFAAVSAGGSAIGLLAGGILVEWLNWRWIFFVNVPIGLLLILLTPRFIKESEPRPGHFDVVGALTATLGMVGLVYGFIRASEEGWTDALTLGSFAAAVVLLVLFIVIEQRSRQPITPLRMFKDRNRAGVYGMMLSLAAALFGMFFFLTLFVQEVLDFSPLRAGLAFLPVSVVIAIGSGLASQLLPRWGPKPFMVSGAVLAAAGLAWLTLTDVNSTYLGSLLGPVLVFGLGMGFQFVSLTLMALSGISQEEAGAGSGVFNATQQVGGSLGLSILVTVFGTASRNEAKTQARDFLAHATPAQKLTFRKTGSLPKPWSDEVLTHGVTNAFIAAAIFALVSALIAVFVIQVRASDLERLQGGMPPPTA